In the Alphaproteobacteria bacterium genome, GAAGGCGCCACCCGCGGCGTATGGCACCACCATCGTGATGGGCCGAGACGGATAGGGTTGCGCTTGCGCGGCCGCGGACCAAGCCGCCGCTGCAAACACCAGCAATGTCGCGAGATGCCGCCGTCCCATCATCGCCCCGCCTGTTGAGTGATCCGGTGGTGCGGAGCCTAGCGGATTGGCTTGCGGGGGGCTAACGCGACCCACCGCCGCGTCCCGGATCGGTTAGATCTCCCGCGACCCCTGCCAGGCCCAGCGCAGCAGCGCCCATGCGCTGCCGCCGGTCGCCATGCCGAGCAAGTAGATCACAATGACGAGCACGGCCAGCGGCGCGCTCAGCTGCAACCGCAGGAACGAGACAGTGACGCTCTGGAAATTCTGCAAGGCAAAGATCAGCGTTACCAGAACCAGTACCGTGATCGCTGCCAGATAAACCCAGCGCATGGCGCCCCCCATCCTGCGCCTATCGCGTCGTTGGCGTGACGCGATGCAGGCGACTAACGCCAGCGCAGGAAAGGCGGTCGCCTGCTCAGTTCTTCTGCACGATACACTGGCCGCCCGCATCCTTCAGGTTGTTGCAGAGTGCGGTCGCCTGGTCGTAGGTCGCGAATGAGCCGACGTGGACGCGATACCACGTGCCGCTCTGGCCAAGCTCGGCGCGCCGAATGATCGGCTCACGGCCGCTGAGCACGCTCGGATATTTCTGCTGCAGCACTTGATAGGATGCGCGCGCGTCATCCTCGGTCTTCTGCGCCGAAAGTTGTACCGAATAGGCGCCGCCGGCCGCTTGCGCAGGCGGCGTGCGGGCCGCCGTCTTGGTGCGCGACGAGGGGTCGGGAGCAATCGTCATCGGCGTCTTGGCCGCCGGCGTCCGCGTCGGTGCGGGCGGCGCCGCCACGGGAGCGCTTCCCATCGCGGCTGAGTCCGCACCACTGTTGTCTTGCCGGATAGTGACTGTCTTCACCCTCTTCGGTTCACTAGCCGAAGACGTGGGCGGCGGTGGAGAGACGAGCGGCGGAGCGGACTGCGCGGAAGGCTGCGGCGCGGTTACGCGCGGCGCTGCCGGCGCGGGACCGGTCGGGAGCGACACCGGTTGCTCTTCCCGCGGCACCACGCGCTCGGGCGCTGCCGGCGCGCCGACGCGGTCCTGGAACGGCTTGTTCTGATCGACGCTCGCGGTTGTGGCGGGTGCCGGAGCAGCCGGAACGGTCTTGGGCGGGGTCGGGTCGGCCTTGATGACCGGAGGGTTCGCGGGCGCGCTACCGCCCGACGTGAACGCGCGATAGCCGAATGCGCCAGCCGTGCCGATGACCGCCAGTCCGACCACGGCCGCGACGGTGAGAAGCCCGCCGCGGCGGCGCTGGATCACGCCTTCTCCGCCCTGCGGCGGGATATGGCCGTCTTCGGCGTAGTAGGAATCCGGCTCGTGCTGCCCCAATGGCAACGCGACGCGATAGCGATCGTCAGGCGGATCGCGATAGCGGTCGTCAGGCGGATAGTGATCGTAGCCGCCGGCTTCCTCGGAATACTCGGTCGTCTCCGCGTGCGGATCGCTTTCGGCGGGGCGGTCGGCCACCGCGTGCGGATCGTATGGTGCGCGATAGGCGGGCTGCGCGTGGACCTGATGCGACGCCGGCTGCGCGTCGTAATCATCATGGCCGGGTGCGACCGGCCGCGCCAGCCACTCCGGCGCCGGCCGATCGTCCTTCTTCACCGCGCCGAACGGCTTTCCTTTCGCCAGATCGTTGAAGGGATCGCTCTGCCCGATCAGGCGCGCAAGCTCGGCAAGCGGATCGGTGCCCGGTTCGCGCGGGCTGTCGAAGGATTGTTCGCTGGAGAAGTCAGGTCGCTTACGCGTGTCTTCGGCCATACTCATACTGCCACCGGTCCCCTAAGTATAACTCGGTGAATTCTGAGCCGGCCTTCGCCCCGCTGGCCGGCATTTCTGGCACCGAGCGAGATTACCGCATCTCCTCAGGCGCCCCAACTCCGAGCAATGCGAGCCCGGAAGCAAGGACGGTGGCAACGCCTTGCACCAATGCGAGGCGCGCCACAGTCAGTCTTGGATCACTTTGGATAATGAACCGTAAATGGGGCGATTCTTTGCCCCCGCGCGTCCAGTGCGCGTGAAATTCGCTTGCGAGTTCATAAAGATAGAAGGCAATCCGGTGCGGCTCGTGAGCTGCCGCTGCGGCCTCGATGAGCCTGGGATACTCGGCGATCTTCTTCATCAGCGTGAGTTCGCCCGGGTCGTCGAGTCGGTCGAGCGGCGCCTCGACGAGGAATTTTGCGCGGGCCGCATCATCCGCGGGCAGCTCAGGAACGACCGCGGCCGCCGTGCCATCCGGGCTTGTCACGCCCTCGCGGGCGTTGCGGAAGATCGAGTACGCCCGCGCGTGTCCGTACTGCACGTAGAACACCGGATTGTCGCGCGACTGCTCGATCACCCTGGCGAGGTCGAAATCGAGCACCGCGTCGTTCTTGCGGTACAGCATCATGAAGCGGACGGCGTCCTTGCCGACCTCGTCCACCACTTCACGAAGCGTGACGAAGTCCCCCGACCGCTTGGACATTCTGACCGGCTCGCCGGCGCGCAGGAGCCGCACGAGCTGCACGACTTTCACATCGAGCGCCGCCTTGCCTTCGGTCACGGCCTTCACCGCCGCCTGCATGCGCTTGATGTAGCCGCCGTGGTCGGCGCCCCACACGTCGATCATGTCGGCGAAGCCGCGGTCGAACTTGGATTTGTGATAGGCAATGTCGGAGGCGAAGTAGGTGTAGCTGCCGTCCGACTTCATCAGCGGCCGGTCGACGTCGTCGCCGTATTTGGTCGCGCGGAACAGCGTCTGTTCGCGGTCCTCCCAGTCCTCGACCGGGGCGCCCTTGGGCGGCGGCAAACGGCCTTCGTAGATGTCGCCCTTCTGGCGCAGCCATTGGATCGTCTTTGCTACAAGATCGATTGGGTCGGTAAGCGATCGTTCAGAGAAAAACACATCGTGCCTAATGTTGAGAGCGGCGAGATCATCTCTGATGCTCGCCATCATCAAGTCGACGGCTTGTTTCCGCAGCCTAAGAGGCGGCCGCGATCCCGCAAGTGAACGATTCAATCGTCTTTGCCATTTGAGCAATCGCAACAGTAGCTTTGGCTGGCGCTGTGCATGCACGCGGCGCAAAAGCCGCTCGTTAGGCCAAATCAAAAAACGTCTGCCGAATTCTCTCGCTAGCTGCTGACCTGATTCTTGGAGATAGATGCCCGGATATAGGCCCTCGGGAATTTTGCCGATATCCTTTCCTTGCGCCTCCAAGTAACGAAGAAACGCTGAACGCACGAGGACATCGATCTGCGCGCCAGCGTCATTGATGTAGTATTCTCGGGTGACCTTGAACCCTGCAAAATCGAGCAGATTTGCGAGTGCATCCCCGAACACCGCGCCGCGGCCGTGTCCGACATGCATAGGCCCAGTTGGGTTGGCGGACACATATTCGACGTTGACGCGTTCGTGGCCGCCCAAATTACTGCGACCGTAGTTCGTCCCAGATGCGATCACGCGTCTTAGCTCTTGAATCCAAACTCCGCGACTAAGCTTCAAATTTATGAAGCCCTGCCCAGCGATACTTACCTCTTCTATTGTTTGATCGCCTTTCAGAAATCCGGCAATGACCTCTGCTAGTTCGCGTGGGTTCTTGCGTGCATTATTCGCAAGTACCATTGCCGCGTTTGTGGCTACGTCGCCGTGATTGGGATCGCGCGGCGGCTCCACGACGACCCGCGAGACATCAGCAGTCGGCACGGCTGCTCGGCTCGCGCTCTGTACGCGCTCAAGCACCTCGCCAAAAACATTCGGCAAAACGTGAGTTTGGTCCATTTCGTCGGGCGCTAACGCACTTCTCTAGTCAAGTCAAAGCTTTCGGAAACAGCCGCGCGTGCTCCTGCAGCGCGAAGCGGTCGGTCATTCCGGCAATGAAATCAGCGACCTGACGGGCACGCCAGGGCGCATCGAGCGCCTGCAGGCCCTCGCCCCATTCCGGCGGCATGTCTTGCGGGGAGACAAAGAAGCGCGCGAACAGGTCGCGCACCACGACCTCGGCCTCCTCCATCACGGTAATGACGCGCGGATGGCGGTACATGTTGGTCCAGAGGAAATCCTTGATGGCGCGATCGACCCCGACCATCAGCGCCGAGAAGCCGATCGTCGGCGTGCCCGCGGCACGCACCTCATCGGAAGATGTCGGCGCGGCGGCGCCGAGGCGGCGGCCGCTTTCGCCGACCACATCCTCGATCAGCTTCCCAATCAGGCGGCGCACCAGTTCATGGGTGAGCCGCGGCGGCTCGATGCCCGGATACTGGTCGCGCACCTCGCGCAACAGGCCGCCGATCACGGGCAGCGACGCGAGATCGGAGAGGCCGAACAACTCGGCGCGCAGCCCGTCGTCGAGGTCGTGTGCGTCATAGGCGATGTCGTCGGCGATCGCCGCGGCCTGCGCCTCGGCGCTGGCATGGCTCCAGAGCGCGAGGTCGAAGGTCGCGCTGAAATCCGCGATCGTCTGCGGGACGCCGCTGTCACGGTATTTTCCGGCGGGCTGGCCCTCGGAGTCGATCAGCGGTCCATTGTGCTTGACGATGCCCTCGAGCGTTTCCCAGCAAAGGTTCAGGCCGTCGAACTCCGGGTAGCGGCGCTCGGTCGCCGTCACGGTGCGCAGCGTCTGCGCGTTGTGATCGAAGCCGCCGAAATCCGCGAGGCAGGCGTCGAGAGCCCGCTCGCCCGCATGGCCGAACGGCGGGTGGCCGAGGTCATGGGCGAGCGCGAGCGCCTCGACGAGATCCTCGTCGAGCGACAGCGTCCGCGCGAGCGCGCGGCCAATCTGGGTGACCTCCAGGGTGTGGGTCAGGCGGGTGCGATAGTGATCGCCCTCGTGGAACACGAAGACCTGGGTCTTGTGCTTGAGGCGGCGGAAGGCGGTCGAGTGGATGATCCGGTCGGCATCGCGGCGGAACGGGCTACGGGTCGCGCTTTCGGGCTCGGCATGGAACCGCCCCCGGCTTGCCGCCGGATCGGCCGCGTAAGGCGCGCGTCTTGCCACTTCGGGATCCCGCGATTGACCAAAGCCTTGGCCATCCCTAACTATCCGAGTCGATGACGGAAAGCGTGACCATATCCGAGAGCGCGGCCCGGCGGATCGCCGAAATCCTCAAATCCGAGCCGCAAGGCGCCATGCTGCGCGTCTCCGTCGAGGGGCGGCGGGTGCTCCGGGTTCCAGTACAAGTTCGACATATCGCGCGACCGGGCCGACGACGACCTGGTGCTGACGCGCGAGAATGCCGTGGTGCTGATCGATCCCGTGTCGGTCAACTACATGGCGGGGTCGCAGATCGACTTCGTCGACGACCTGATCGGGCAGTCGTTCAAGATCAACAACCCGCAGGCCACCGCAAGCTGCGGCTGCGGGACGAGCTTTTCGATCTAGCTGTCGAGCCTGTCCGGGCGGCTTTCCGCGGCCGGCGCGTGGCGGATCGCCACCATGACGTTCGGCTCCACCGCCGGGGCCACGACCCCGGGAGGCGAGCGCGGATCGACGCGGCAGCCTTCGCCCGGATTGAGCCGCAGCCGCACGGCAGGCCACTCGAGCAGGAGCGGCTCGTCGCCGAAATTGGCCAACGCCCAGAGACCAGCCGGATCCACGGCGCCGCCCACGTCCTGAACCAGAAGATCGAACTCAGCGTCGGCGGGCGGCGGCAACTCCTTGAAGGCGAGGAACTGGCGCAGGTCGGCCGCAAAGGTGACAAAATCGCCGGTGCCCTCTGCGGCCTCCTCGCCCAGCATCTCCCAGAATCGGGCGCGCATATGCGCCGGTACCGCAAACAGCAAGGCAGCGACCTTGGGCCGCGGTGGCTCCGCCACAAGGCCCGCGAGTTCGTCCTCGCTCGGCGCGCGCCAGCCCTCGGTCCCCCCGACCAGCAATCGGTCCAGCCAGCCGCCACCCAGATGAAAGTTCGGCGCGATCGCGAACGCCGGCCTCATGAGGCGGGGGCCATCACGCGTTCGAGCTTGGTCAGCGCCACATCGAACGTCACCTGCTTGTGCAGGCGGCATGACAAGGTTTCCGTCGTCGCGAAGTCGCCGTTCTCAAAGAACTTGTTGCCGGGCGGTCCGCCCCCGCAATACGGCGCATAGCTGCAGGTTTCGTGACACCGCTCGACCCCGCGGCGGATTTCGTCGTCGAGCGCGATGAAGCGCGGGTCGGCCAGCACACGCTCCAGCGGGTCCCGCGCCACGTTGCCGAAGGCGAAGCTGCCATGGCGCGGACCGGAGAGGCCGAGAAGCTCGGGCGAATAGGTGGAGAAATTGCCCTCGCAATCCACGTTCAGGATCGCAAAGGGCCGGCTCTCCTGGGTGCGGGTCTCGGCCTCGATGCGATGCGCGATACCGCTCTGAGCGGTCGAAAATTCGCGCACCTCGATCGGTTCCGGCGAGGCAAGGACGAGGTCGAGAAACCGCGAAAAGAAGCGGCGAAAGCGCTCCTCGGTGCCGCTGCCGGCAAGCGACGAGGCGACGTGCGGCCCCTCGACTTCCTCCACGTTGAACGACACCGACCTGACGCCGTTCTCGACAAAGAAATCGAACAGCTCGTCCGGATAGGCGAGCGAATCCGCGGTCAGCACCGTGATGGTGTTGAAGTCGATGCCGGCCTCGTGCAGCCGCCGCATCCCTTGCAGCGTCTTCTCGAACGTGCCGCCGCCGCGGCGCGTGCGGCGATGACGGTCGTGCAGGAACGCGGGGCCGTCGACGCTGACCCCGACGTGGACATTGCGGCGCTTGATGAAGTCGCACCAGGCGTCGTTGATCAATGTCGCATTGGTCTGGAACGACTGGGTGATCTCGAAGCCCGAGTCGTTGTGGCGTTCGAGGAGGACGGTCGCCTCCTCATAGAACGACGCCGGCAGCACCGTCGGCTCGCCGGCGTGCCAGAGCAGCGTGAACGGCTCGCGCACCAGACCGGAGCGGAATGTCCAGGCAAATATCTGCTCCAGTATCTCGGCCGTGATCTTCCGGGTGTTCCGGCGATCCGGGAGATAGCAGTACGAGCAGTCGATATTGCAGAAGGGCGTCGGTTGAACGACCAGCAGCTCGAGCGGGCCGCAGTCGGTGACCGCCGGCATCCTACCGGAAATTGCGGAAGCCGCCGCCGTTCCTGAATCCACCACCATTGCGGAAACCGCCACCGTTGCGGAAGCCGCCGCCGTTGCGGAAGCCAGGACGATTGAGGAAGCCAGGACCGTTGCGGAAGCCGCCATTCCCGAACAGCGGAGCATTCGCGAACAGCGGAGCGTTCGCAAACGGGACGCCGCCGTTGAGGAAGAGCTGAGCCTGTTTCGAGGTCATATCCCCGCCGAGCTCGGCGAGACGCGTTGCCCGGGCCTGCAGGTCGCCAGCCGGAAGCGCTTCGGCGGCCTCGGCGACCGTGGCGCGAGCGATCACAACCGTACCGGTCGTGGCGAGGGCGCCCCCCGCGAGCGTGCGGAGCAAGGAGCGACGCGAAAGTTTATCCATGGAGAATCTCCCGGTTGCGATTGCGGAGGCGAGCCTATACCGCCGAAACTGCCGGGGCAATCGAGAAGACGCAGGGTCAGAGCTACCTTCCACCGACACCCGAGCCCGGGTTCGCAAGTTCCATTGCGCGCGCGAGACTCCCGCTCCGGCAACGCCCGGTTTGGCCCAGCCGGTCCTACTCCGCCGCCACCGCCGCCGGACGCGGATGCTCCTCGACTTCCTGGAGCTGCGGCTCCAGACGGCGCTTGAGCACGCGGTCGATCCGGTCGAGATAGAGGTAGACGACCGGCGTGATGAAGAGCGTGAGCAGCTGCGACACGCACAGCCCGCCGACCACCGCGATGCCGAGCGGTTGGCGCAACTCGGCGCCCGCGCCCGTACCGAGCGCGATCGGCAGCGCGCCGAAGATCGCCGCGAAGGTCGTCATCATGATGGGACGGAAACGCAACACGCAGGCTTCGCGGATCGCGGCCTCGGCGCCGATCCCGACGCGGCGGCGCTCGAGCGCGAAGTCGATCATCATGATCGCGTTTTTCTTCACGATGCCGACCAGCATCACGATGCCGATCATCGCGATCACCGAGAGATCCATCTGGAAGGCCATCAGCACCAGCAGCGCGCCGACGCCCGCCGACGGCAGGCCGGAAATGATGGTGATCGGGTGGATGAAGCTTTCGTACAGGATGCCCAGCACCACGTAGGCGGCGAAGATCGCGGCGAGCACCAGTACGCCCTGGCCTTTGAGCGAATCCTGGAACACCTGCGCCGAACCCTGGAAGCCGCTGACGATCGTGGCGGGCAGATTCAGGTCGCGCTCGATCTTCTTGATCACATCGACGGCCTGGCCGAGCGAGAAGCCGGGTGCGAGATTGAACGAGATGGTGACCGCGGGTTGCTGGCCCTGGTGATTGACCTGCAGCGGGCCAACGCTCGGCGTGAGTTTGGTCACCGCCGACATCGGGATCGCGACGCCGGAGGGCACGCCGTTGCCGGTGACGCCTCCGCCGATCGCGCCCCCGACCGCAACGCTGCCCATTGATCCCGCGGGCGTGCCGGTCACGGTGGTCTTCACGAAGATCTTCTGCAGGCCCTGCGGGTCCGCCTGAAACTCCTTCAGGCACTCCTCGATGATCTGGTAGTCGGCCGAGGGCGTATAGATGGTGCCGATCTGCCGGTTGCCGTAGCAGTCGAACAGTTCATTGCGGATCTGATCGATCGAAACGCCGTAGATCGCCGCCGCCTCGCGGTCGATCTCGAGCGACATCTGCGGGTTCTTGATGTAGAGGTCGGTCGTAACGTCGCGCAGGCCCTCGATCTGGGCGACCTTGTCGCGCATTTCCGGCGCGAGCCGATAAAGCGTCTCGGTGTCGCTCGATTGCAGCGTGTACTGGAATTCGCTCTTCGAGGTGCGCCCGGTGATGTTGATGTTCTGCACCGCCTGGAAGTAGGTGATCATCCCGGTGACGGTGTTGGCGCTGCGGCGCAGCCGCTGGATCACCTGCGTGACGTTCTCGCCGCGCTCTTTCTTCGGCTTGAGCGCGATGAAAATGCGGGCGTAGTTGGTGGTCGGGTTCGGGCCGCCGGTGCCAACGGTCGACTGCACGTAGTCGACGGCCTTGTCAGCCTTGAGGATCGCGGTGATCGCGCGCACGCGTGCGAACATCTCCTTGAACGCGATGTCCGACGGTCCTTCCACGGTCGACGAGATGAACCCGGTGTCCTCGATCGGGAAGAAGCCCTTCGGGATATAGACGTAGAGTGCGACGGTGGCGACCAGCGTGCAAAAGGTCACGAACAGCATCACAGCCTTCGCCTTCAGCACTTTATCGAGCGACCACTGGTAGGCGCGCAGCCAGCCGTTGAACATCGCCTCGAACCAGCGCAGCACGAAAAACTGCTTCTCGCCCTCATGGTGCGCACGCAGCACGCGCGCGCAGAGCATCGGGGTGAGCGTCAGCGAGACGAACCCGGACAGGATGATCGCCACCGCAATCGTGACGGCAAATTCGCGGAACACGCGCCCGACCATGCCACCCATCAGCAGCACCGGAATGAACACCGCGATCAGCGAAAAGGTGATCGAGACGATGGTGAAGCCGATCTCGCGTGCGCCTTTCAGCGCCGCCTCGAACGGACGCATGCCGCCTTCGATGTGGCGCACGATGTTCTCGAGCATGACGATCGCGTCGTCGACCACGAAGCCGACCGACAGCGTCAGCGCGAGCAGCGTCATGTTGTTGATGGAGAAGCCGAACGCATACATCGCGCCGCAGGTCGCGATCAGCGAGATCGGCACGGCGAGCGCCGGAATGATGGTCGCCGCGACGGAGCGCAGGAACAGGAAGATGACCAGCACGACCAGCGCGACCGCAATGATCAGCGTTTCCTGCACGTCGGCGACGGAATCGCGGACCGAGATCGAGCGGTCGTTCAGCACTTCCATCTTGATCGCGGCCGGAACCTGCGCGCGGTACGATGGCAAACGCTGTCGCACCGAGTCGACGACCGCGACCGTGTTGGCGTCCGGCTGCTTTTGAATCGCGAGCACGACTGCGCGCTCGTTGTTGTAGGAGCCGGCGATCTGGTCGTTCTCGCTGCTGTCGACGACGCGCGCGATTTCCTCGAGCTTGATCGGCGCGCCGTTTCGGTAGGCGACGACAACCTTGCGGTATTCCGGCGCCCTGGTCATCGCGCCGGTCGCGATCAGGGTGACGTTCTGGTTGTCGCCGATCATCGTGCCGACCGGCGTATTCGAATTCGCCTTGGACACGACGGTCCGCACGTCTTCGAGCGAGATGTTGCGCGCGGCGGCCGCTACGGGGTCGACCTGCACGCGCACCGCATATTTCTGCGAGCCGTAGACGAGCACCTGCGCGATGCCGGGGAGCTGCGAAATCTGCTGCGCCAGCGTGATCTGCGCGTAGTCGTCGACCGTCGAGAGCGGGAGCGTCGCCGAGATCAGGCTGATGTAGAGGACCGGATAGTCGCCCGGGTTCACTTTCCGGAAGTACGGCGGCGTGGTCATTTCGACCGGCAGCCGGCGTTGCGCAACGGTCAGCGCGGTTTGCACGTCGAGTGCGGCGCCGTCGATGTTCCGGTTGAGGTCGAACTGGATGATGATCGACGAGGTGCCGAGCGCCGAGGTCGAGGTCATCGACGTGATGCCGGCGATAGTCGAAAGCTGGCGTTCGATCGGTCCTGCGACCGAGGCGGCCATCGTCTCGGGGCTCGCACCCGGCAATGTGGCGCTGATCTGGATGGTGGGGAAGTCGACCGCGGGCAGTGCGGCGACGGCGAGCAGGCGATAGGCGAAGAAACCGAAGACGATCAGCGACGCCGTCAGCAGCGTCGTCATGACGGGCCGACGGATACAGGTCTCGGAAATCTGCATCGGCTAGGCGCCCGCCTTGCGAACGGTGACGCGCGCACCGTCGGTGAGTTGCAGGTGGCCGTTGGTGACGACCGTTTCGCCGCCGGA is a window encoding:
- a CDS encoding SPOR domain-containing protein, which translates into the protein MSMAEDTRKRPDFSSEQSFDSPREPGTDPLAELARLIGQSDPFNDLAKGKPFGAVKKDDRPAPEWLARPVAPGHDDYDAQPASHQVHAQPAYRAPYDPHAVADRPAESDPHAETTEYSEEAGGYDHYPPDDRYRDPPDDRYRVALPLGQHEPDSYYAEDGHIPPQGGEGVIQRRRGGLLTVAAVVGLAVIGTAGAFGYRAFTSGGSAPANPPVIKADPTPPKTVPAAPAPATTASVDQNKPFQDRVGAPAAPERVVPREEQPVSLPTGPAPAAPRVTAPQPSAQSAPPLVSPPPPTSSASEPKRVKTVTIRQDNSGADSAAMGSAPVAAPPAPTRTPAAKTPMTIAPDPSSRTKTAARTPPAQAAGGAYSVQLSAQKTEDDARASYQVLQQKYPSVLSGREPIIRRAELGQSGTWYRVHVGSFATYDQATALCNNLKDAGGQCIVQKN
- the argS gene encoding arginine--tRNA ligase, whose translation is MDQTHVLPNVFGEVLERVQSASRAAVPTADVSRVVVEPPRDPNHGDVATNAAMVLANNARKNPRELAEVIAGFLKGDQTIEEVSIAGQGFINLKLSRGVWIQELRRVIASGTNYGRSNLGGHERVNVEYVSANPTGPMHVGHGRGAVFGDALANLLDFAGFKVTREYYINDAGAQIDVLVRSAFLRYLEAQGKDIGKIPEGLYPGIYLQESGQQLAREFGRRFLIWPNERLLRRVHAQRQPKLLLRLLKWQRRLNRSLAGSRPPLRLRKQAVDLMMASIRDDLAALNIRHDVFFSERSLTDPIDLVAKTIQWLRQKGDIYEGRLPPPKGAPVEDWEDREQTLFRATKYGDDVDRPLMKSDGSYTYFASDIAYHKSKFDRGFADMIDVWGADHGGYIKRMQAAVKAVTEGKAALDVKVVQLVRLLRAGEPVRMSKRSGDFVTLREVVDEVGKDAVRFMMLYRKNDAVLDFDLARVIEQSRDNPVFYVQYGHARAYSIFRNAREGVTSPDGTAAAVVPELPADDAARAKFLVEAPLDRLDDPGELTLMKKIAEYPRLIEAAAAAHEPHRIAFYLYELASEFHAHWTRGGKESPHLRFIIQSDPRLTVARLALVQGVATVLASGLALLGVGAPEEMR
- a CDS encoding deoxyguanosinetriphosphate triphosphohydrolase — encoded protein: MARRAPYAADPAASRGRFHAEPESATRSPFRRDADRIIHSTAFRRLKHKTQVFVFHEGDHYRTRLTHTLEVTQIGRALARTLSLDEDLVEALALAHDLGHPPFGHAGERALDACLADFGGFDHNAQTLRTVTATERRYPEFDGLNLCWETLEGIVKHNGPLIDSEGQPAGKYRDSGVPQTIADFSATFDLALWSHASAEAQAAAIADDIAYDAHDLDDGLRAELFGLSDLASLPVIGGLLREVRDQYPGIEPPRLTHELVRRLIGKLIEDVVGESGRRLGAAAPTSSDEVRAAGTPTIGFSALMVGVDRAIKDFLWTNMYRHPRVITVMEEAEVVVRDLFARFFVSPQDMPPEWGEGLQALDAPWRARQVADFIAGMTDRFALQEHARLFPKALT
- the grrM gene encoding cyclophane-forming radical SAM/SPASM peptide maturase GrrM/OscB; this translates as MPAVTDCGPLELLVVQPTPFCNIDCSYCYLPDRRNTRKITAEILEQIFAWTFRSGLVREPFTLLWHAGEPTVLPASFYEEATVLLERHNDSGFEITQSFQTNATLINDAWCDFIKRRNVHVGVSVDGPAFLHDRHRRTRRGGGTFEKTLQGMRRLHEAGIDFNTITVLTADSLAYPDELFDFFVENGVRSVSFNVEEVEGPHVASSLAGSGTEERFRRFFSRFLDLVLASPEPIEVREFSTAQSGIAHRIEAETRTQESRPFAILNVDCEGNFSTYSPELLGLSGPRHGSFAFGNVARDPLERVLADPRFIALDDEIRRGVERCHETCSYAPYCGGGPPGNKFFENGDFATTETLSCRLHKQVTFDVALTKLERVMAPAS
- a CDS encoding efflux RND transporter permease subunit, translated to MQISETCIRRPVMTTLLTASLIVFGFFAYRLLAVAALPAVDFPTIQISATLPGASPETMAASVAGPIERQLSTIAGITSMTSTSALGTSSIIIQFDLNRNIDGAALDVQTALTVAQRRLPVEMTTPPYFRKVNPGDYPVLYISLISATLPLSTVDDYAQITLAQQISQLPGIAQVLVYGSQKYAVRVQVDPVAAAARNISLEDVRTVVSKANSNTPVGTMIGDNQNVTLIATGAMTRAPEYRKVVVAYRNGAPIKLEEIARVVDSSENDQIAGSYNNERAVVLAIQKQPDANTVAVVDSVRQRLPSYRAQVPAAIKMEVLNDRSISVRDSVADVQETLIIAVALVVLVIFLFLRSVAATIIPALAVPISLIATCGAMYAFGFSINNMTLLALTLSVGFVVDDAIVMLENIVRHIEGGMRPFEAALKGAREIGFTIVSITFSLIAVFIPVLLMGGMVGRVFREFAVTIAVAIILSGFVSLTLTPMLCARVLRAHHEGEKQFFVLRWFEAMFNGWLRAYQWSLDKVLKAKAVMLFVTFCTLVATVALYVYIPKGFFPIEDTGFISSTVEGPSDIAFKEMFARVRAITAILKADKAVDYVQSTVGTGGPNPTTNYARIFIALKPKKERGENVTQVIQRLRRSANTVTGMITYFQAVQNINITGRTSKSEFQYTLQSSDTETLYRLAPEMRDKVAQIEGLRDVTTDLYIKNPQMSLEIDREAAAIYGVSIDQIRNELFDCYGNRQIGTIYTPSADYQIIEECLKEFQADPQGLQKIFVKTTVTGTPAGSMGSVAVGGAIGGGVTGNGVPSGVAIPMSAVTKLTPSVGPLQVNHQGQQPAVTISFNLAPGFSLGQAVDVIKKIERDLNLPATIVSGFQGSAQVFQDSLKGQGVLVLAAIFAAYVVLGILYESFIHPITIISGLPSAGVGALLVLMAFQMDLSVIAMIGIVMLVGIVKKNAIMMIDFALERRRVGIGAEAAIREACVLRFRPIMMTTFAAIFGALPIALGTGAGAELRQPLGIAVVGGLCVSQLLTLFITPVVYLYLDRIDRVLKRRLEPQLQEVEEHPRPAAVAAE